A single genomic interval of Halobacillus halophilus DSM 2266 harbors:
- a CDS encoding MBL fold metallo-hydrolase — protein MKVGHHGEVTSVLGNVRRGNFSMSVYIFYIDGMLVDTGASRMLEDFKSFYQETPIDFVSITHPHEDHTGTAKWLQTELNIPVYIKKEAITGCKVEADLPLYRKRIWGGREPFSPWPFGETIESMNHSYELIHTPGHEKNHMALFDKGHGRLFSGDLFIHPKPKVIMEDESVPVMIRSIRNILQFDFQEMFCQHAGYIQDGKSAMRKKLSYLEELSEQVQMLYKKGFTIEEINGTLFPDVPVIVPHSGYEYDSKHMIRSIIEEM, from the coding sequence ATGAAAGTTGGTCATCATGGTGAAGTAACCTCTGTATTAGGAAACGTAAGACGCGGAAATTTTTCCATGTCCGTTTATATATTTTATATAGATGGGATGCTGGTTGATACGGGAGCTTCGCGGATGCTTGAAGATTTTAAATCTTTCTATCAGGAAACCCCTATTGATTTTGTGAGCATTACCCATCCTCACGAGGATCACACAGGCACAGCGAAGTGGCTGCAAACAGAATTGAACATTCCTGTATATATAAAAAAAGAAGCAATTACTGGGTGTAAGGTTGAAGCAGATCTTCCTTTGTACAGAAAGCGCATATGGGGAGGGCGAGAGCCATTCTCACCTTGGCCGTTTGGTGAAACCATAGAATCTATGAATCATTCATATGAACTGATACATACACCGGGGCATGAAAAGAACCATATGGCTTTATTTGATAAGGGACATGGGAGACTGTTTTCGGGAGATCTGTTCATACATCCAAAACCCAAGGTCATTATGGAAGATGAATCCGTCCCTGTTATGATTCGATCCATCAGAAACATTCTCCAATTCGATTTTCAAGAGATGTTCTGCCAGCATGCAGGATACATACAGGATGGGAAATCAGCTATGAGAAAGAAACTTAGCTATCTGGAAGAGTTGAGCGAACAAGTGCAGATGCTGTATAAGAAAGGATTTACTATTGAAGAGATAAACGGAACATTATTTCCTGACGTACCGGTGATTGTGCCTCATTCGGGTTATGAATATGATTCAAAACACATGATTCGATCCATAATAGAAGAAATGTAG
- a CDS encoding DUF1657 domain-containing protein, translated as MVRLTVGSNVKQCLATLKNIEARLSKLSIESSDEAARQLFHEQVLVMEEIKQDVKKRVMELEREEEEYKGF; from the coding sequence GTGGTTCGTTTGACCGTAGGATCTAATGTGAAACAGTGTTTAGCTACTTTAAAAAATATAGAAGCAAGGCTTTCAAAGCTTTCCATTGAATCTAGTGATGAAGCGGCAAGGCAGCTTTTTCATGAACAAGTGCTTGTTATGGAAGAAATCAAACAAGATGTGAAAAAGCGAGTAATGGAATTAGAACGGGAAGAAGAAGAGTATAAAGGGTTTTAA
- a CDS encoding phosphatidylserine decarboxylase codes for MFLYLSPQDYPRIHSPADAVVTKQYELGGKSISVNKWGLALEHSPISTNYRIVTELKQDDGMYIALVKVGAMWVHTIQLSHSTSHLKKGEEVGFFNFGSTVVLLFEKRKVSLNEKLKRESFIRVGEPLANKIDVKFHTSV; via the coding sequence ATTTTTCTTTATCTTAGTCCGCAAGATTACCCTCGAATCCACTCTCCCGCAGATGCTGTCGTTACCAAGCAGTATGAGCTTGGTGGAAAGTCTATCTCTGTTAATAAGTGGGGATTGGCTTTAGAGCACTCTCCAATTTCAACGAATTACCGAATTGTTACGGAATTAAAACAAGATGATGGGATGTATATTGCTCTCGTAAAGGTAGGAGCAATGTGGGTTCACACTATTCAATTATCTCATTCTACTTCGCACCTAAAAAAAGGGGAAGAAGTTGGCTTCTTTAATTTTGGTTCGACCGTTGTGCTATTGTTCGAAAAAAGAAAGGTTAGTCTTAATGAAAAGTTAAAGCGCGAATCCTTTATTAGGGTTGGAGAGCCTTTGGCGAATAAAATAGATGTTAAATTCCACACTTCTGTTTAA
- a CDS encoding alpha/beta fold hydrolase yields MKTTQSKDGTTLAYDVYGSGPALIYITGASCHRSFKPIVRDAKIFATEFTVYNYDRRGRGDSGNTLPYTIEREIEDIEAMIDTAGGKAYLYGHSSGAVIALEAALRLGNKVQKVTMYDAPYVRDEKEKAEYKQLSQKIHKLLDNEKNAEAMLTFLEGIGMPKVFVLLLPLFPGWGTTKALAPTLAYDITLTQDMPPVERATQISIPTQIIVGEKSPASINDVGHQLTKAIPNAKFVQLAKQDHMVNGKKLLPILSTFFK; encoded by the coding sequence ATGAAAACAACCCAGTCTAAAGACGGCACAACCTTGGCGTACGATGTTTACGGTAGTGGTCCAGCGCTCATTTACATTACGGGAGCAAGCTGCCATCGCTCATTTAAGCCCATAGTGCGAGATGCCAAAATATTTGCCACAGAATTCACTGTTTACAATTATGACCGCCGTGGTCGTGGCGATAGTGGTAACACACTGCCTTATACTATAGAACGTGAAATTGAAGATATCGAAGCAATGATTGATACGGCAGGCGGCAAGGCGTATTTGTATGGCCATTCGTCTGGTGCTGTAATCGCACTTGAGGCAGCACTTCGACTTGGCAACAAAGTGCAAAAAGTAACGATGTATGATGCGCCATATGTACGTGACGAGAAAGAAAAAGCCGAATACAAACAATTAAGCCAAAAAATACACAAACTTCTCGATAACGAGAAAAATGCAGAAGCAATGCTTACCTTTTTAGAGGGGATTGGGATGCCCAAAGTATTTGTTTTATTGTTGCCGTTATTTCCTGGCTGGGGAACTACGAAAGCTCTAGCTCCAACCCTTGCATATGATATTACTCTAACACAGGATATGCCGCCCGTTGAACGAGCTACTCAAATTTCCATACCTACGCAAATAATCGTTGGCGAAAAAAGCCCGGCCTCAATAAATGATGTTGGTCACCAACTAACAAAGGCAATTCCAAACGCAAAGTTTGTACAACTTGCAAAGCAAGACCACATGGTTAATGGAAAAAAACTGCTGCCAATACTTTCGACCTTTTTCAAGTAA
- a CDS encoding acetyltransferase, giving the protein MNKEEEKMSSLDKCPKCDNKELKKGIVNSSFGVVHMFPIENQRSQSSPISSMYCAKCGYILEWYVDNPE; this is encoded by the coding sequence ATGAATAAGGAGGAAGAAAAAATGTCCTCACTGGATAAATGCCCGAAATGTGACAATAAAGAATTAAAAAAAGGAATTGTAAATTCATCATTTGGTGTAGTACATATGTTTCCAATAGAGAATCAAAGGAGTCAATCTTCTCCAATTAGTTCGATGTATTGTGCTAAATGTGGTTATATTCTAGAGTGGTATGTAGATAATCCAGAATGA
- a CDS encoding DUF421 domain-containing protein translates to MTDGFEVLYRGTLFLIVLFFLTKLLGKKQISQLTFFEYVTGITIGSIAAEVIMGLENNIWHGILGTSIFAVLPFLIGLFSLHSKKVRDFVDGTSTVLIKDGKVLEGNLKKEKYTLDELLQLLRGKNIFELAEVEYAVLEADGKLSVLPKKDYRQVTRKDLGLESINEKEPHMVIMAGKIMDKPLLEIGKDEDWLNTELEKRGTTLDKVFIGQVDSYGSLTIDLYNDEIQDSTPQDRPLLLANIKKCQADLELFALATDSPSAKALYEKNAEKLASSMEKLTPYLKC, encoded by the coding sequence GTGACAGATGGATTTGAGGTGCTTTATAGAGGAACTCTTTTTTTAATTGTTTTATTCTTTTTAACAAAGTTATTAGGAAAGAAGCAAATATCACAGCTCACCTTTTTCGAATATGTCACGGGAATAACGATTGGAAGTATCGCTGCTGAAGTAATAATGGGTTTAGAAAACAATATATGGCACGGAATCCTCGGCACTTCTATCTTTGCTGTTCTTCCATTTCTTATTGGTCTCTTTTCCCTTCATAGTAAAAAGGTTCGTGACTTTGTCGATGGTACATCTACTGTTTTAATAAAAGATGGAAAAGTACTTGAAGGAAATTTAAAGAAAGAAAAATATACTCTTGATGAACTTCTTCAGCTATTACGAGGGAAAAATATATTTGAACTTGCTGAAGTAGAGTATGCTGTGCTGGAAGCGGATGGAAAGCTTAGTGTACTCCCCAAAAAAGATTATCGTCAGGTTACTCGCAAAGACTTAGGATTAGAAAGTATTAATGAAAAAGAACCTCATATGGTTATTATGGCTGGAAAAATTATGGATAAACCTTTACTTGAGATTGGAAAAGATGAGGATTGGTTAAATACAGAGCTCGAAAAGCGGGGGACTACTCTTGATAAAGTCTTCATCGGACAAGTGGATTCATATGGTTCTTTAACAATTGATTTATACAATGACGAGATTCAAGATTCGACTCCCCAGGACCGTCCCTTATTATTAGCCAACATAAAAAAATGTCAGGCGGATTTAGAACTCTTTGCTTTAGCAACGGACTCCCCCTCTGCAAAAGCTTTATACGAAAAGAACGCAGAAAAACTGGCCAGTTCTATGGAAAAGTTAACCCCTTATCTTAAATGTTGA
- a CDS encoding DUF1569 domain-containing protein — translation MNNIFEITYTDEILNRIENLNIDSQPKWGKMDVSQMLAHCSAFQDIAMGYSLPPRGWLGLLVGRVAKPIFYNDKPLDHNMSTIPTILITSKRDFDIEREKLKQKIIIFQKNGQEACADHPHPFFGKLTSEQWGKGTYKHLDHHLKQFGV, via the coding sequence ATGAATAATATTTTTGAGATCACGTACACAGATGAGATATTAAATCGTATCGAAAACTTAAATATAGATTCACAACCAAAATGGGGAAAAATGGATGTCTCTCAAATGTTAGCTCATTGCTCAGCTTTCCAAGATATCGCAATGGGATACTCTTTACCCCCAAGAGGTTGGTTAGGGTTATTAGTAGGTAGAGTTGCAAAACCCATCTTTTATAATGACAAACCTTTAGACCACAACATGTCGACTATTCCAACCATTTTGATTACAAGTAAAAGAGATTTTGATATAGAAAGAGAAAAACTGAAACAAAAAATAATAATATTTCAAAAGAATGGACAAGAGGCTTGTGCAGATCATCCACATCCTTTTTTCGGAAAACTTACTTCCGAGCAATGGGGAAAAGGAACCTACAAGCATCTTGACCACCATTTAAAACAATTTGGTGTTTAG
- a CDS encoding DUF1657 domain-containing protein: MTVITDMKQTMANLKSAQANFETFALSTNNQEAKKLYEQAAKQTQSIIDSITPRIQMIEQEEPQYRQ; the protein is encoded by the coding sequence ATGACAGTAATTACGGATATGAAACAAACAATGGCTAATTTAAAGAGTGCTCAAGCTAATTTTGAAACATTTGCCCTTAGCACAAACAATCAAGAAGCCAAGAAGCTTTATGAACAAGCAGCAAAGCAGACGCAAAGTATTATCGATAGTATAACCCCGCGTATTCAGATGATTGAGCAGGAAGAACCTCAATATCGCCAGTAA
- a CDS encoding FAD-dependent monooxygenase gives MSSVIETDVLIIGAGPSGLMAANELQKREVDFICLEKKAEPSDLSKALGIQARTLEMFELLGIHKSFLKKGYPGPGAKLHLGGEKPSLVELYHIKSRYPYLFIIPQSETEAILEDHLESSGGKVEREHEVVEVLRSDQGVYVTAKHEGELKNYFAKYLIACDGVHSKVRKDLGVDFIGKDEGFTFFLGDVDIPDFNEIYIDMTLNDHGAVAFFPYADGSYRVVGMDRAKQGLPHKDDLSLEELQESMNSILPVSYEVENPKWLTYFGTAHRQVPSYRTGRVFFVGDAAHIHNPLGGQGMNLGLQDASNLGWKLDAVLKGYANDSFLNSYHEERSPIGADILKETSTMLKIINLDGIEGRIRNWTGKAALTQSWIEGIVANRLSHVYNEYTKTDGNKALRDSSLSRGALQAGKRIPDHLLFFDGTNDERLYPLIQKHGHLCFIYIDAQNQELIDYAYAFYEKVKEKYQHLFKIFLVAKGGTVRTDGDELPIIYDVHRDLKKGLGMEKGNTLIIRPDGHVAFHETSTDAEAMMDKLARYFS, from the coding sequence ATGAGTTCCGTTATCGAAACCGATGTACTCATTATTGGAGCAGGCCCTTCAGGACTTATGGCAGCCAATGAATTACAGAAAAGAGAAGTGGATTTCATCTGTTTAGAAAAGAAAGCAGAACCCTCCGATTTGTCGAAAGCGCTGGGCATCCAGGCAAGGACGCTTGAAATGTTTGAGTTGTTAGGTATTCACAAATCTTTTTTAAAAAAGGGATATCCAGGACCTGGGGCGAAACTTCACTTAGGGGGAGAAAAACCATCTCTGGTCGAACTTTACCACATTAAAAGCAGATACCCTTACCTGTTCATTATTCCTCAAAGTGAGACAGAAGCTATATTAGAAGATCATTTAGAATCCTCAGGAGGTAAGGTCGAGCGTGAACATGAAGTGGTAGAAGTTCTCCGGTCTGATCAAGGCGTTTATGTCACTGCGAAACATGAGGGTGAACTTAAAAACTATTTTGCCAAGTACTTAATTGCCTGTGATGGGGTTCATAGTAAAGTCCGTAAAGACCTGGGTGTCGATTTTATCGGTAAAGATGAAGGGTTCACCTTTTTCCTTGGGGATGTAGATATTCCTGACTTTAACGAGATATACATTGATATGACCCTCAACGACCACGGTGCCGTCGCTTTCTTTCCTTATGCAGACGGCAGTTACCGCGTGGTGGGGATGGACCGGGCCAAGCAGGGCCTTCCGCATAAGGATGATCTGTCCCTGGAAGAACTGCAGGAGAGCATGAACTCGATTCTTCCTGTTTCTTATGAGGTGGAGAATCCGAAGTGGCTGACCTATTTTGGTACCGCTCACAGACAGGTTCCTAGTTATCGAACAGGTCGGGTATTCTTTGTAGGGGATGCGGCTCACATCCATAATCCTTTAGGCGGCCAGGGAATGAATCTCGGACTTCAGGACGCATCCAACCTGGGATGGAAGCTGGATGCCGTGTTAAAAGGATATGCGAATGATTCCTTTCTTAACAGCTACCATGAAGAGCGGTCTCCTATTGGGGCAGATATCCTGAAGGAAACCTCCACAATGCTGAAAATTATCAATCTAGATGGAATTGAAGGCAGAATACGGAATTGGACAGGAAAAGCTGCTCTGACACAGAGCTGGATTGAGGGGATCGTAGCCAATCGCTTGTCCCATGTTTATAACGAGTATACGAAGACGGATGGAAACAAAGCGCTGCGGGATTCTTCCCTTTCAAGAGGAGCTCTTCAAGCGGGAAAACGAATTCCGGATCACTTGTTATTCTTCGATGGAACGAATGATGAAAGACTGTATCCGCTTATTCAAAAACACGGGCATCTATGCTTTATTTACATTGACGCTCAGAACCAGGAGTTAATCGACTATGCCTACGCTTTTTATGAGAAAGTAAAAGAAAAATACCAGCATCTATTCAAGATCTTCCTCGTTGCGAAGGGCGGTACCGTCAGAACCGATGGGGACGAACTTCCGATTATTTACGACGTTCATCGAGACTTGAAAAAGGGACTCGGGATGGAAAAAGGCAACACGTTAATTATTCGTCCCGACGGTCATGTTGCCTTTCATGAAACGTCGACCGATGCAGAAGCCATGATGGACAAGCTTGCCAGGTATTTCAGTTAA
- a CDS encoding DUF6414 family protein — protein MVIIYRDFIYYNGDKIESILAQINSGLLESVTDSKQKANQVGGRAKTTILMELLGFPISGEVNYNRTTTTNLQNTKSLHDYAFEEMRLGLQERNLLNDVTNLEHRSLKTTSRNFVKVTGKIAIFDYETLSQNLSNIGVLDRIINDKSIGDVSNPDFDPLDMMKIFADAQEQPDDEFEQFSKLVSTMYSDLTTIEMTSNTDLTFAGTINKEYLRETIRNIIYKYGSNLEGKWEMICQITKVPIKESTSITEKINEFGKSIKGPNLESEKTLADFMNKVINEFNQIQEAFASVNFPKIAVEPIAIYKEHK, from the coding sequence GTGGTTATTATTTACAGGGATTTCATCTATTATAATGGTGACAAAATTGAATCTATACTCGCTCAAATCAATAGTGGACTATTGGAAAGTGTAACTGACAGTAAACAAAAAGCTAACCAAGTAGGTGGCAGGGCTAAAACAACCATATTAATGGAGTTATTGGGTTTCCCTATTTCGGGAGAAGTAAATTACAATCGAACAACAACTACAAATCTACAAAATACTAAGTCATTACACGACTATGCGTTTGAAGAGATGAGACTAGGCCTTCAAGAAAGGAACTTACTAAATGATGTAACTAATTTAGAGCACCGTTCATTAAAAACTACTTCTAGAAATTTTGTTAAGGTTACTGGCAAGATAGCAATATTTGATTATGAAACTTTATCTCAAAACCTTTCTAATATCGGGGTTCTCGATAGAATAATTAATGATAAAAGTATAGGTGATGTTTCTAATCCCGATTTTGATCCTTTAGACATGATGAAGATATTTGCTGATGCACAAGAGCAGCCTGATGATGAATTTGAACAATTTTCAAAGCTCGTATCTACTATGTATTCTGACTTAACAACTATTGAAATGACTAGTAATACTGATCTAACTTTTGCAGGTACTATTAATAAGGAGTATTTAAGAGAAACTATTAGGAACATAATTTACAAATACGGTTCTAATTTAGAAGGAAAATGGGAAATGATATGCCAAATAACCAAAGTTCCAATTAAAGAGAGTACAAGCATTACTGAAAAAATTAATGAGTTTGGCAAAAGTATTAAAGGTCCTAATTTAGAATCTGAGAAAACGTTAGCTGACTTTATGAATAAAGTTATAAATGAATTCAACCAAATTCAAGAAGCATTTGCATCAGTAAATTTCCCTAAAATTGCGGTAGAACCTATAGCAATTTATAAGGAACATAAGTAG
- the ltrA gene encoding group II intron reverse transcriptase/maturase — protein MSTLRNWDYYNMTETFTDLHEKASQGNTFSHLYETIISRENILLAFRMIKTNKGSRTPGTDGKTIDDMKELSENDLVNEVRSKLQNYHPKKVRREWIEKENGKWRPLGIPCILDRVIQQCFKQVLEPIVESQFFKHSYGFRPLRSAHHAMARIQFLINHSQLHYVVDVDIKSFFDNVNHRLLKKQLWNIGIQDRKVLACISKMITSEIDGEGVPDKGSPQGGILSPLLSNVVLNDLDQWVADQWEVFPLTKSYSSDDARRRARKQTNLKQGYLVRYADDFKILCRDGKTAQRWYHAVRLYLKERLKLDISPEKSQIVNLRKRESEFLGFTIRANKKGKKRVAHTGVVTSKSEKIKQEAKKLIRRMKASPSTENINRYNSFVLGLHQYFKRATHVSLVFSRLAYDLKPFLVNRLRPVGKLEHPFKPPPFYRKTFSLGTKTININDTYLFPIGNVKTFHAMSFSSKLSLYTKKGREQIHKSLRPDIQKEIGHLMKSSLPKRSIEYLDNRISRYSMKMGRCEITGKYLHAQDVHCHHYVPKNQGGSDQFQNLRILHKDIHRLIHMKDIEKIKVYLERLPQNRLILDKINQYRKVCGVEGIVASSLEE, from the coding sequence GTGTCAACGCTGCGAAACTGGGATTATTATAATATGACGGAGACCTTTACGGATCTTCATGAAAAAGCGAGTCAGGGAAATACGTTCTCTCATTTATATGAAACCATCATATCGAGAGAAAACATCCTGCTCGCTTTTCGCATGATTAAAACCAATAAAGGTTCTAGAACACCAGGAACCGATGGGAAAACCATCGATGACATGAAAGAGCTCTCCGAAAATGATCTGGTAAATGAAGTCCGAAGTAAACTTCAAAACTATCACCCGAAGAAAGTTCGAAGAGAATGGATTGAAAAAGAGAACGGAAAATGGAGACCCCTTGGGATTCCATGTATCTTGGATCGAGTGATCCAACAATGCTTCAAACAAGTTCTCGAACCGATTGTAGAATCTCAATTCTTCAAACATAGCTACGGTTTCAGACCTCTCCGGTCTGCTCATCATGCTATGGCAAGAATACAGTTTCTGATTAACCATAGTCAACTTCATTACGTGGTTGATGTAGATATTAAAAGCTTCTTTGATAACGTAAATCATCGTCTATTAAAGAAGCAACTCTGGAATATTGGCATCCAAGACCGAAAGGTACTGGCATGTATTTCTAAAATGATTACATCAGAAATTGATGGTGAAGGTGTGCCCGATAAGGGTTCGCCACAAGGTGGAATTTTATCTCCCCTTCTTTCGAATGTTGTCTTAAATGATCTAGACCAATGGGTTGCCGACCAGTGGGAAGTATTTCCCCTGACGAAATCCTACAGTTCAGATGATGCCAGAAGGCGAGCGAGAAAACAAACGAATTTGAAACAAGGATATCTGGTCCGGTATGCGGATGATTTTAAAATTCTATGTCGGGATGGAAAGACAGCGCAAAGGTGGTACCATGCGGTACGTCTGTACCTCAAAGAGCGTTTGAAACTGGATATCTCACCAGAGAAATCTCAAATTGTAAACTTAAGAAAACGAGAATCGGAGTTCTTAGGGTTCACCATTCGTGCGAATAAAAAGGGTAAGAAACGAGTGGCCCATACTGGGGTCGTTACTTCAAAAAGCGAGAAAATCAAACAGGAAGCGAAGAAACTCATTCGAAGAATGAAAGCTTCGCCTTCTACTGAGAATATTAATCGTTATAATAGCTTTGTTCTAGGACTTCACCAATACTTTAAGCGAGCGACTCATGTAAGTCTCGTGTTTTCACGTCTTGCTTACGATCTAAAACCATTTCTAGTGAACCGTCTTCGACCGGTTGGAAAGCTAGAACATCCTTTTAAGCCACCTCCTTTCTATAGGAAGACCTTTAGCTTAGGAACGAAAACGATCAATATCAATGATACGTATCTATTCCCCATTGGCAATGTGAAAACATTCCATGCGATGAGCTTCAGTTCAAAGCTTTCGCTTTACACAAAGAAGGGTAGGGAACAGATACACAAAAGTCTCCGCCCGGATATCCAGAAAGAAATTGGACATTTAATGAAGTCTTCTCTACCGAAACGAAGTATTGAATATCTGGATAATCGTATTAGTCGATATAGTATGAAGATGGGAAGATGCGAAATTACAGGCAAATACCTCCATGCACAAGACGTTCACTGTCACCATTACGTGCCAAAGAACCAAGGAGGGTCCGATCAATTTCAGAATCTCCGTATTCTTCATAAGGATATCCATCGACTTATCCATATGAAAGATATAGAGAAGATAAAGGTTTATCTTGAACGATTACCACAGAATCGATTGATCTTAGACAAAATCAATCAATACCGAAAGGTATGTGGGGTGGAAGGGATCGTTGCATCCAGTCTCGAAGAGTAA
- the asd gene encoding archaetidylserine decarboxylase (Phosphatidylserine decarboxylase is synthesized as a single chain precursor. Generation of the pyruvoyl active site from a Ser is coupled to cleavage of a Gly-Ser bond between the larger (beta) and smaller (alpha chains). It is an integral membrane protein.) — protein MKKHLYRSIISFFNSQWVGKFIQRASRFPLSRWLILPFVKVLKVQTDELDKNIEEFTSLEDFFVRKLRSGARPVKEGKKEIVSPVDAKVEQLGEIKGAAFKIKGISYSINDLLENKEMIERFQNGLFIVLYLSPRDYHRIHSPVDAVVTNQYELGGKSTPVNKWGLALGNSPISTNYRIITELKQDDGMYIALVKVGAMWVNTIQLSHSTSLLKKGEEVGFFNFGSTVVLLFEKGKVSLNEKLKRESFIKAGEPLANKINVKF, from the coding sequence GTGAAAAAGCATTTGTATCGGAGTATTATTAGTTTCTTTAATTCTCAATGGGTCGGAAAGTTCATTCAAAGAGCTAGTCGTTTTCCTCTCAGTAGATGGCTCATTCTGCCATTCGTGAAAGTCCTGAAGGTCCAAACTGATGAATTAGACAAAAATATAGAAGAATTTACTTCATTAGAAGATTTTTTTGTTAGGAAACTGAGGTCAGGTGCACGACCTGTAAAGGAAGGTAAGAAAGAAATTGTAAGTCCTGTCGATGCTAAAGTAGAGCAATTGGGTGAGATAAAGGGTGCTGCATTTAAGATAAAAGGAATCTCTTATTCAATTAATGATCTATTAGAGAATAAAGAAATGATAGAACGCTTTCAAAATGGTTTATTTATTGTTCTTTATCTTAGTCCGCGAGATTATCATCGCATCCATTCTCCCGTAGATGCTGTCGTTACCAACCAGTATGAGCTTGGAGGAAAGTCTACCCCTGTTAATAAGTGGGGATTGGCTTTAGGGAACTCTCCAATTTCAACGAATTACCGAATTATTACGGAATTAAAACAAGATGATGGGATGTATATTGCTCTCGTAAAGGTAGGGGCAATGTGGGTTAACACTATTCAACTCTCCCATTCCACTTCGCTCCTAAAAAAAGGGGAAGAAGTTGGCTTCTTTAACTTTGGTTCTACCGTTGTTCTATTGTTCGAAAAAGGAAAGGTTAGTCTCAATGAAAAGTTAAAGCGCGAATCCTTTATTAAAGCTGGTGAGCCTTTGGCGAATAAAATAAACGTTAAATTTTAG
- a CDS encoding class I SAM-dependent methyltransferase produces MKKVAYDDYYQELNYFGNPYPGLIDFFTNYKPKGIVLDLGCGQGRDSLFIGELGYKVMGIDHSTVGINQLNEEAKKRNINVEGIVDNVYDFPISKDIDIVLLDSMLHFYKNDLHKETEFVNKVLIQLKEGGVFVNCILKGDEREKTLKKIINESTYEWETLTDTYTEYREVNAEFHLLAIKKRKQIETSN; encoded by the coding sequence TTGAAAAAAGTAGCATACGACGACTATTACCAAGAGCTTAATTATTTTGGAAATCCATATCCAGGTCTCATTGATTTTTTCACAAATTATAAACCTAAAGGTATTGTTCTTGATTTAGGCTGTGGGCAAGGAAGAGATTCATTGTTTATTGGAGAATTAGGATACAAAGTTATGGGAATTGACCATTCAACAGTCGGGATAAATCAGCTTAATGAGGAAGCTAAAAAAAGAAATATAAACGTTGAAGGTATAGTAGATAACGTATATGATTTCCCGATATCCAAGGACATTGACATTGTATTATTAGATTCAATGTTACATTTTTATAAAAATGATTTACATAAAGAGACCGAATTTGTAAATAAAGTACTAATTCAACTCAAAGAAGGCGGAGTTTTTGTAAACTGTATTTTAAAAGGAGATGAACGTGAAAAGACTTTGAAAAAAATTATTAATGAGTCTACATATGAATGGGAAACATTAACTGATACTTATACTGAGTACAGGGAAGTTAATGCTGAATTTCACCTACTTGCTATTAAAAAAAGGAAACAAATTGAAACGTCTAATTAA